Proteins encoded in a region of the Elaeis guineensis isolate ETL-2024a chromosome 7, EG11, whole genome shotgun sequence genome:
- the LOC140851014 gene encoding BURP domain-containing protein 6-like isoform X2: MALFLAFLSIFALAVGACHAALPADVYWNSVLPNTPIPSAIRHVIRSGVFVDDMDSVCAFFRYAATQSQIQDPSVTVFFLEKDLHPGANMTFHFTRTTTGATLLPRELADSIPFSSAKLPEILSRLSIAPDSVQAETMKKILLECEEPAIDGEIRYCATSVESMVDFSTSSLGTRNVEALSTTVDRKAPPKQVYTISKVQKLPTSKLVVCHSENYAYAVFHCHTACAEAYKVSMVGKDGTKVEAVAACHTDTAGFNPEHVAFKVLNVKPGTVPICQFQPQNDIIWSPNTLSISPLEMVV; the protein is encoded by the exons ATGGCTCTTTTCCTAGCTTTTCTTTCTATCTTTGCG CTTGCAGTTGGAGCATGTCATGCTGCTTTGCCTGCAGATGTCTACTGGAACTCGGTCTTGCCCAACACTCCCATACCAAGTGCCATCCGCCATGTGATACGTTCTG GTGTGTTCGTTGATGACATGGACTCTGTTTGTGCCTTCTTCCGTTACGCCGCTACGCAGAGCCAAATCCAGGATCCCTCCGTAACCGTCTTCTTCCTAGAGAAGGACTTGCACCCTGGCGCCAATATGACGTTCCACTTCACCCGGACCACCACCGGCGCCACCCTTCTTCCACGCGAACTCGCCGACTCCATCCCCTTCTCCTCCGCGAAGCTCCCGGAGATCCTTTCCCGCCTCTCCATCGCGCCCGACTCCGTCCAAGCCGAGACCATGAAGAAGATCCTTCTGGAGTGCGAGGAGCCGGCGATTGACGGAGAGATCAGATACTGCGCCACCTCGGTCGAGTCCATGGTGGATTTCAGCACGTCCAGCCTTGGGACTCGTAACGTCGAAGCCCTGTCGACGACGGTCGACAGGAAGGCTCCACCGAAACAAGTTTACACCATATCCAAAGTGCAGAAGCTTCCTACCTCTAAGTTGGTTGTTTGCCACAGTGAGAATTATGCATACGCTGTGTTCCACTGCCACACGGCGTGCGCGGAGGCGTACAAGGTGTCGATGGTCGGGAAGGATGGGACCAAGGTGGAGGCGGTGGCTGCATGCCACACCGACACGGCCGGATTCAACCCCGAGCACGTCGCCTTCAAGGTGCTCAACGTCAAGCCCGGGACGGTGCCCATCTGCCAGTTCCAACCCCAGAACGACATTATTTGGAGTCCCAACACATTGAGCATCTCGCCGTTGGAAATGGTCGTGTGA
- the LOC140851014 gene encoding BURP domain-containing protein 6-like isoform X1 produces MSARTPLQILPQIAVQCTPASLPSLLRCSTLGFLIHGSFPSFSFYLCVGACHAALPADVYWNSVLPNTPIPSAIRHVIRSGVFVDDMDSVCAFFRYAATQSQIQDPSVTVFFLEKDLHPGANMTFHFTRTTTGATLLPRELADSIPFSSAKLPEILSRLSIAPDSVQAETMKKILLECEEPAIDGEIRYCATSVESMVDFSTSSLGTRNVEALSTTVDRKAPPKQVYTISKVQKLPTSKLVVCHSENYAYAVFHCHTACAEAYKVSMVGKDGTKVEAVAACHTDTAGFNPEHVAFKVLNVKPGTVPICQFQPQNDIIWSPNTLSISPLEMVV; encoded by the exons ATGAGCGCCCGGACTCCCCTACAAATCCTTCCCCAAATTGCCGTTCAATGTACACCAGCTTCGCTGCCTTCCCTGCTTCGGTGCTCGACTCTCGGTTTCCTCATCCATGGCTCTTTTCCTAGCTTTTCTTTCTATCTTTGCG TTGGAGCATGTCATGCTGCTTTGCCTGCAGATGTCTACTGGAACTCGGTCTTGCCCAACACTCCCATACCAAGTGCCATCCGCCATGTGATACGTTCTG GTGTGTTCGTTGATGACATGGACTCTGTTTGTGCCTTCTTCCGTTACGCCGCTACGCAGAGCCAAATCCAGGATCCCTCCGTAACCGTCTTCTTCCTAGAGAAGGACTTGCACCCTGGCGCCAATATGACGTTCCACTTCACCCGGACCACCACCGGCGCCACCCTTCTTCCACGCGAACTCGCCGACTCCATCCCCTTCTCCTCCGCGAAGCTCCCGGAGATCCTTTCCCGCCTCTCCATCGCGCCCGACTCCGTCCAAGCCGAGACCATGAAGAAGATCCTTCTGGAGTGCGAGGAGCCGGCGATTGACGGAGAGATCAGATACTGCGCCACCTCGGTCGAGTCCATGGTGGATTTCAGCACGTCCAGCCTTGGGACTCGTAACGTCGAAGCCCTGTCGACGACGGTCGACAGGAAGGCTCCACCGAAACAAGTTTACACCATATCCAAAGTGCAGAAGCTTCCTACCTCTAAGTTGGTTGTTTGCCACAGTGAGAATTATGCATACGCTGTGTTCCACTGCCACACGGCGTGCGCGGAGGCGTACAAGGTGTCGATGGTCGGGAAGGATGGGACCAAGGTGGAGGCGGTGGCTGCATGCCACACCGACACGGCCGGATTCAACCCCGAGCACGTCGCCTTCAAGGTGCTCAACGTCAAGCCCGGGACGGTGCCCATCTGCCAGTTCCAACCCCAGAACGACATTATTTGGAGTCCCAACACATTGAGCATCTCGCCGTTGGAAATGGTCGTGTGA